GAACCGCTGCCGCCGTCGGCCTCGACCGCACACCCGCCGACGCTGACAACCCTGTTCCCGGTGATCGCTGCGGGACGGACAGACCCGGCGGGAACGGCAATGCCGACGCCGCACTCTCTGACCGTGTTTCCGGCGATCTCGCCGTCGCCCGAGATGCCGGTGCCGCAGTCCGTAACAGTGTTGCCACGAGTTAGTTCAAGGGTCTTGACAGTCGAATCGATGCCGACCTCGCAGCCGGTCACAATATTGTCGAGCACGCGGACGGTGGCGCCCGCGATATCGGGGTTGTTCGTCCCGGGCGTGACGGAGATGCCGGCGTGCCGCATGGCGGTCACGGTATTGCCGGTGACGGTGGTGGTGCCGTCCTTCCCGGTGACTGAGATGCCGTCTCCCCTGCCGTCCATAACCCTGTTCCCGGCGATCTCGGCGCCGCCGGCACCGTCGGAGAGAGTGTTGGAGTAGTAGATGCTGCTTTTGGTGGCGCCGGAGACGATGTTGTTCGTCACGCGGGCATGGTCGTAGGCAATGATGGACTGGTACCCGATGCCGCCGTAGGCGCAGTTCGTCAGGACGTTCCCATCGGCAACGCCGTTTTTGACATAGATGCCGTACGATTTCGTATTCTTCAGCGTGCAGTCGAGGACGGAGACATCAGTCCCCTCAGTCCCCTCTACCCTGATGCCGATGTACCCGCCGTCGATGTAGCAGTTTTTGACGGTAATGTTCCTGTACTCTGTCCGGGCCTTTGTCGAGACGACCGTGCTCCTGGTGTCGGCGGTGAGCAGGACGTCGCGCCCGTCCATGACAACGTCGTCGCTCTCGATGCTGACGGTGTGGGGCTGGATCCCGAAGTAGTAGTAGCCCGGGGCCGTGATGGTGTACTTACCGCTGGCATACGTGTACCCGGCCTCTCCGGCCTCGGCCAGTTCCACGCCGCTGACCGGGGGCATGCCAACCCTGCACAGCGGGGCCCTGTCATAGACGCCGTCGGCCACCTCGAAGGGAGTCCGCGAGTACCCGGTCTCCGAGACGGCGGTGTCCGACCACCCGGTGCCGGTCGCGTTCGTCCAGTAGTTCCCCGCGATGTACTTCCCGAGGACGATGTTCCGTCCCGACATATCGGTCGGGGCGATGTTCCAGGTGTAGGAGGCGGGCGCCGTGCCGGCGACATAGGTCGCGGCACTGAAGAGGTTGTTGTAGACCTGACCGCTCCCGCCATTGACGGCAAGGGCCGTCGCGTCCGACCGGACAATGTTTCCGGCGAGCGTCGCCGTGCCCGTCCACGCGGACGGAACGGCGATGCCGGTGGTCGTGGAGGTCACCGTGTTCGCCTCAATGGAGACGGCCTCCACATCGGGCGTGACCTCGATGCCTGTCGGGGCTTCGACCGTGTTGCGGGAGATGGTGCCGCTTCCCCTGATGCCGACCGCCTTCGCGGTCACCTGGTTGTCGGTGACTGTCGCCGCGCCGGTGAAGATGCCGTACAGGGCGCTGCCGGTGACGGTGTTCCCGGTGAGGACGATCTCCGTCCCGGTAACATTGATGCCGACATCGCCGTTTTTGACCTGGCAGTTCTTAACGACGATATTCGACCGGTTCTCAGCAAAGATGCCGGTCTTGCCCGGTGTCTTCGCGCCGACAGAGAGGGAGAAGTACCCGCCGTCCAGCGTGACGTCGTCCGAGGCGATGATCACTGGTTTGACATGGGCAGAGCCGGTGAACCAGTACTCGCCGGGCGCGGTGATCGTGTAGGTCATGGTGGCCCGGTCGTACGTGTATCCGCGTCCTCCTGTGATCTTCAACTCGCCGCCGCCAGACTCGGAGATCTTACAGAGGGGCATGGTGTCGTACACGCCCGACCCGGCGACGACCTCGAATGCCTCCTTGTCGTATCCCTTCACCGAGGAGTGGGTATCAGAGTACCCGCTCGCACCGTCGGTCGAACCCCACCAGTTGCCCGCGGTCCATTCCCCGCCGACGATGTTCCGTGCAAAGACCGGGGTCTCCGCATTCCACGCGTACTTCTCGATTGCCGCCGTCGTGACGTCGGGGTGGACGTAAGACGAGGTGTTGAAGGCGTTGTTGTAGATCCGGGACGACCCGATCTGGCCGCCGGTGAGGGAGAGTGCCGGGCCGTCGGCACTGATCCGGTTCTCCGTCATGGTGAGGGCCGATACCGAGTTCAGTCTCAGGCCCGCGGTGGCGCTCGTGCCGGCGACCGTGTTGTTCCTGATGACGCTCTTCGAACCGGCTCTCGACCCGGCGTTCATGGCAACGATGCCATAGCCCTCGGCCGCGGAGACGCCGCAGCCGGAAACCTGGTTGTCGGCGAGGGTCAGGTCGGAAAACCCTCCGCTCAGGAAGATGCCGCAACCGCCTTTGACGCAGTCGATGCCCGAGTCGGAGACGCGGTTGCCCGTGACAGCGGCGCCGGCGACAGACTGGATGCCGTAGCCCATGGGACTCTCCCGGCCGCACCCGGTGACGACGTTGTCCCTGACAGACCCGTCTTCAGTCCTGATGCCGAAACCGAACGAGAGGTCGCTCTCTCCGTTGCTGAAACCGCTGTCGGTGACGGTGTTCTTCTCGATCGTCGTGCCGGCCATCCCGAAGATGCCGTTCCCGATGTTCTCGCCGCCGGCGCCGACGGTCTTGCCGCAGTCGGTGACGGTGTTACCGGAGATGATGCCGCCCTGGGCAAAGATGCCGGTGCCTGAGACCTCCTCGGCGCCTGAGGTGGTGACCTTGCCGCAGTCGGTGACCGTGTTGCCGGAGACGACGAGACCGGTCTTCGCATAGATGCCGTACGACCCCGTG
This window of the Methanofollis ethanolicus genome carries:
- a CDS encoding NosD domain-containing protein → MKTMRWMVLLIVAAMVLCCMPGAAAEETQGNESVSGSGVPGEDTDIVGTVTPGGNDTEITSEDGISALAVTPSDITQEAFVDGVCTITVPGTYTLQEDVSGTFQVAVDGSVVLNGNGHILRPDPDHAAGQTYGVQVTDGTGSATIENFGNITGFRGQGIRSEAFRTTTVRNNVVYGCGDEPITSLKSTECQGIYAASQKVVVTANTVTDCGNPPVSTTPGPGSYGILAMGYDGRVSDNTVTGCAQIAESRDGRTGSYGIYAKTGLVVSGNTVTDCGKVTTSGAEEVSGTGIFAQGGIISGNTVTDCGKTVGAGGENIGNGIFGMAGTTIEKNTVTDSGFSNGESDLSFGFGIRTEDGSVRDNVVTGCGRESPMGYGIQSVAGAAVTGNRVSDSGIDCVKGGCGIFLSGGFSDLTLADNQVSGCGVSAAEGYGIVAMNAGSRAGSKSVIRNNTVAGTSATAGLRLNSVSALTMTENRISADGPALSLTGGQIGSSRIYNNAFNTSSYVHPDVTTAAIEKYAWNAETPVFARNIVGGEWTAGNWWGSTDGASGYSDTHSSVKGYDKEAFEVVAGSGVYDTMPLCKISESGGGELKITGGRGYTYDRATMTYTITAPGEYWFTGSAHVKPVIIASDDVTLDGGYFSLSVGAKTPGKTGIFAENRSNIVVKNCQVKNGDVGINVTGTEIVLTGNTVTGSALYGIFTGAATVTDNQVTAKAVGIRGSGTISRNTVEAPTGIEVTPDVEAVSIEANTVTSTTTGIAVPSAWTGTATLAGNIVRSDATALAVNGGSGQVYNNLFSAATYVAGTAPASYTWNIAPTDMSGRNIVLGKYIAGNYWTNATGTGWSDTAVSETGYSRTPFEVADGVYDRAPLCRVGMPPVSGVELAEAGEAGYTYASGKYTITAPGYYYFGIQPHTVSIESDDVVMDGRDVLLTADTRSTVVSTKARTEYRNITVKNCYIDGGYIGIRVEGTEGTDVSVLDCTLKNTKSYGIYVKNGVADGNVLTNCAYGGIGYQSIIAYDHARVTNNIVSGATKSSIYYSNTLSDGAGGAEIAGNRVMDGRGDGISVTGKDGTTTVTGNTVTAMRHAGISVTPGTNNPDIAGATVRVLDNIVTGCEVGIDSTVKTLELTRGNTVTDCGTGISGDGEIAGNTVRECGVGIAVPAGSVRPAAITGNRVVSVGGCAVEADGGSGSVYDNVFSTDTYVSGIAASAYAWNITPEEGENIVGGGVRAGNWWGSPGGMNGYSETNHAVNGYLGVDPANRYEPAPGACDYYPLVQTTDLVLDPALRVADGDVVIGMPAVFAAESAGTGLDWCGAWTWTFTDAAGTATLSFASAAMEAEHTFTRFGPANVTLTVADRDGQTIGTARWAGTVASLPLKVGIDDIEDGAAFTVTTSATFRADVPDLREPENATYLWEFVGGDVGTFSSSDTPETTVTFARPGICGIRLTVTPGGVDAETYPSDFVVCTAVVTVTPAVSTPPSPQNPVRPTIESGSPDVSAIVPEICVDRQDVDGDARFNVTVVTPASGDVPTFVAGMGRPEDAFLSLDITPENLKDAKKLNFSAVLTVCIPTSTVPEDEKYNMRVYRYNTVTAAWEALPTVWTKTRAGYHHYEVKTPGFSVFTAVRAIPKAEPPTPSTPSVVSSGSGGKSDLVAAVCDGDGVAHFKGVVRDVSPGSGAAGALVVVDEDAGVRPAQAFYRAFAVTVKRVSVENGIDITFCVPTAACTGAGYTKDDVALAFLAGGNWTVQSTRCLGEEGGMTSYAAHIPAAGTCAIVYGKEVTAGSGSAAVDTPTPTVAPTGAPTTDAPVASTTTTPAQSPGFGVLAALAGAAAAVALSGRRD